The DNA sequence TTTGCAGGACAGGAGCCTTAAGGATCGTCATAAGAATAATTTAGGTTGAAGATAAACAACAAAAGCGTGAACGCAAGCGAGAGTCAAGATAAACTTAGCGCAGAGCTGCCGCTGCACTACCACACTTCTGGTTAGCAGGAACAGCTTCAGCAATCTTTTTAGGATCAGGTAAATTAAGACTGTTCATCAAAGTCACAAATTGATCGCGGTTTTGCCCCGCCAGTCGGGGATTGTATCGCTTCTCTTCGCCAATAGTGGACGCCGTCTGGCCGCGATAGTCATGCCCTGGATACACCAGCGTGTCATCCGATAAGGTAAATAGCTTCTGGGTGATGTGGTCGTACAGCGTGCCCGCATCACCACTTTGGAAATCCGTGCGTCCGCAG is a window from the Candidatus Obscuribacterales bacterium genome containing:
- a CDS encoding MBL fold metallo-hydrolase; this encodes GELHLTLRYCLETHIHADHITGTGKLRQLTACEGIVPERAEAACADRHIADGETVHVGNIAIQAIATPGHTDSHMSYWVNGDRVLTGDSLLIRGCGRTDFQSGDAGTLYDHITQKLFTLSDDTLVYPGHDYRGQTASTIGEEKRYNPRLAGQNRDQFVTLMNSLNLPDPKKIAEAVPANQKCGSAAAALR